Genomic DNA from Peribacillus simplex NBRC 15720 = DSM 1321:
GCCTTTTTCGTTCCTTTAGGAGGCTCAAACTTCTCCCACATTTCGAAAAATGTCCCTAGGTTCCGGTAATATTTTTGAAAACGTTCAAATACAGCAGAGGTTGGGGCGATAGTGAAGGTTTGAACTGGCTCATCTACCTGTTCCAGCAACTTATTCATGATTTTGATGTCTGCTGTAAATGCTACCTTGCCAGTGTCGTAAATCCCTTTTCTACCGGCTCGACCAGCGATTTGTTTGACTTCTTGAGAAGTCAATCTTCTTCTTCGTGTCCCGTCGAATTTTTCATTTTCAAGAAAGACGATGCGCCGTATTGGCAAGTTCAATCCCATTCCAATCGCATCGGTGGCAACGACAACTGATGTTTCACCGCGATTGAATAGCTCTATTTGCCGTTTTCTATTTTCAGGAGGCATACTGCCGTATATCATGCTGACATTATGTCCACTCTCTTTTAGCCGGGACGCGGTTTCCAGTACCTGCCTTCTCGAAAAACAAATGAGGGCATCCCCTTTTTTTGTATACTTCAGTCCAAACTCCCTTTGTTCAACCTCGAGCGGAATTTCCCGTCTGTATTCGTGGAGTTCTAAATCAGCTTCATTCAAAAGATTCAGAAGCATCATTTTGATATTCTTGCTTCCGATTATGTGTACTTCTTTCGCATTAGCTTGCGTGATTGCCCTAAACCATGAAAAGCCTCGATCTTTATCGGCAATCATTTGGGCTTCATCAATGACGATTACTTCATGGTAGTCTTTTTCGTGAAACATTTCAACGGTGCTGGAGACATGTTTAGCACCCTCAACTGCCTTTTCTTCTTCACCTGTTTTTAATGAACAAGGTACACCGTCTGCATTTAATTTATCAAACACTTCAAGGGCCAGCAGTCTAAGGGGAGCTAGATACAAACCGCTTTCCGCTTCTTTCATTTTTTCCAGGGCCTTATGCGTCTTCCCAGTATTGGTTTCTCCGATATGCAAAACATATCTAACTTTTTTCCCTAATGATGGAGTATAGGCCTTACCGATAATGTCATCGATCATCCTTTGCTCTTCTGCCCGCTTCTTCGCTTGCTCTGCCAATACTTCAGCTTTTCTTCTTTCTCTGTTCTCCACGTCTTTTTCAAATATTTCTTCGTGCAATGTTTCATTAAAAGGAATTCCTTCAAGGTTCACTAAATCAGAAAGGTATTCTTCCTGAAGTTCATCAAAACAGGACTGAGACAAATCGGCCAATTCATCGCTTAGTATACCTTGAAGGGCCTCACCCGTCAGCCTTTCCCCATATGACTCCAAAAAATCATGATGGAGTGCAGCAGGTAAATGGTTCAAGTATTTGTCAGGGGCTAATTTCCTTATGAAATCCGAAACTAATCTTTCATACCTATAGAAGTAATTTTCATATTCATAACGGTTCCTTCCCCAACCGATTAACGAGTGAATATCGCCTGTCAGCTCTTCAAAAAAATCAGTGACCATTAGGTATTCGGCAGCTTGAAAGCCCCCCTCTTCAACCAATTGTTCTTCAAGCAAGTATGGATCGGCGTATTGGAATTTAGGCTTATTCTTAAGATCTTTTGTCAAAATTCCAACAATATAATACCTGACATGTAAATATAAAAGAAGTGAGTTTTTTTCAAAAAATGTATTGGCCTCTTCTTGCAGCCTTACGCGTATCTTCCAACGCTGCTTGGCAAGCCGCTGTTCTTCTTGTCGCCTAAAGAATTTTTCCCTTGCATTTTTATATCTCTTCTCCCAATCTTCTTGATTATCAGCAAAGGTTTTTTTAATCCACGTTAAGCCATCAAAAGGGCGATACTTCTTTAATTCATTCCGGAACATGCTATTGATCAGCTTATGATCTGAACCTTCCGTTACAAATCCCCTTTCGCTTAAAAACGCCTTTTTTTCCTTTCTGGGCACATCGTTTGATGCTTTATTTAACCAAACATTTATCCAAATTTGCTCAATAAAAGACGTCCTGTCTGATATATATGCTGAATAAGAAGGCATTGTCTCTTGATTCTCTAAATAAAAATCCATATCCTGGATTATTTTTTCCTTTGTATTCTCTATAGCAATAGGATATATACTTTCTAATTTTCCCATAATGATCCCCTTTTGAATTATCCAATATGTACTTTATTACTTCCTTTTATCCTCCCCAAATTTTTTTTATAAATGAGCCAGATACATTCGTTTAATCTATTTAAATTCATATGCTCCGTTATCATGAGAAGGTGCAGAAATGCCAAGTTGCTTTACCTATGTACACTCCAAGGAAAATATGAAAAAAAATACCAACTATGTACATCCAGGGTACTCTTACCATTTCATTTACAGTATAATGCATGTTAAATACTGATTGACGTAGACTTTATGGGATTAAGAAGTGATGCCCATCCCGTAAATCGAGAAATGGATACTCAGATTTAGCTATTTGGTAATCAGGCAAATAAAAATTTAATGATATTAAAAAAAGCCGAAAATAAAGTAGAGGTCAATTTTTCAACTTACTCGATTATTCATCGATAAAACGAATCCAACCCCTTAATTGAGTTTAGTGGAAATCCGCACAACTGTCACGGTTTTCAGATTCCACTTTTGTGTCTTTGTTGTTCAATATGAGAAATAACATCCGGAAATCTAAAAAGACTATAGATAAAAGAGGAGCCTGAGAATGATTCAGCAAGATATCAACTATTATAAAAATTTCGATTCTATCGCTAAAGAAGTATTAGCACTTTTAGCTCAAACCATTGAGGTCAATACATTCTTCCTTTCTATAGTGAATCCCATACAGAGTTTTATGATCAAATCCTTCAATAGAAATGCAAAGTTAATTTGTGAAAGTGACATCATTCCTTATAATATGGTTTATTGCAAATTAGTTGTTGAGAATGGCTTGGAACCACTCGTTATCACGAATTTGAGGGAACATGAATTGACTAGTGGCCACCCCGCAACGAAGTTTATAGGGAATGGGTGTTTTATGGGAGCTCCGCTAATAAATGAGGGTGAAATCATTGGGACATTATGTGCATTCGACATTAAACCTCATGTTTTTAAAGATTATGATCTGATACTCATTAAGTCTTTGGCAGCTTTGATTAGTCATACAATCGTTCTTGAAAAGGGGATTATCAGGGATCCTTTGTCAGGTCTTTATAATCGGCACTTCATTTATAATTATTTTGATTATCATAAAGATAAAACGAACGATGAAATGGCCCTTCTTTACATCGATCTTGATTATTTTAAATTTTTCAATGATTCCTTTGGTCATAATTGTGGTGACGATGTTATTAAAAAGGCAGCGGAATGTTTTTTGCAATCCGTCCCCGAAGGTAGTCATGTGGCTAGAATCGGCGGTGATGAATTCATTGTATTATTACATCCATCTCATTGTGAGGATTTAATGAAAAGCACTCAGCTAAACGCTGAATTATTATTGAACCATTTATCCACCATGCCCATTCACATTAATGGAAATGATCATTTTATATCAGCTAGCATAGGAATAAGCTTTTATCCTCATAATGGTACGGAAATGGAGTCACTTTTGAAAAAAGCGGACCGTTCCATGTATAAGGCTAAAGAGTCTGGACGTAGGAATATTCAATACTTCCACAAACTGTGATTATCATGAATAATAAAAAAACCAGTTCTCCTTAGAGACTGGCTTTCTTTCACCTAAAAAAAATCCAACGTTTAGCTTTCAGCTTTTGCAAAAGCTTGAGCAAATCAGCGTTTCCCTTATGTATCCGTTTCTCGGATGGTGAAGCGGAGGGGACCGGGATGTTAACTCTCTCGGGTTTTTTGTTCATATTCTGAAAGACCCTTCCTATTCTTTGATTTTGAATAGTATATGCGGGTTTCCATTAAATATCATAAGGAAAGGAAAAACCTCTGCCCTTCCTTATAAAACGTTTTTTAACCGGCTGAAGCGTGCAGCTTTTTCTTTTTGTTTCAGGATAATGCGTTCGTTCTGTTTCATTACTTTTTTAGTGTGGGGACTTAAACCTACATCGGGTATGTTTACCTGTGGTTTGATTACGGCAACTGACACGTCATTGCCGGCTTTATCATAAATGCTCATTTATCCTTCACCACCTGGTTTTTGTTTTATGACCATATCGAACATCATGATTAATAATGCTATTAATAAACAATCGACTTCTGAAACGAAGCTTTCTGATTTAACATCAAGGATATAGGGTTCCATCAAAATGCTTACAGGCTGCAAAGCCATTTTTTCTTCATCATTATAATACGTATCTTCTCTTTCCAATGTAGCACGAATGGTACTGCCATTCAAGTTCGGATGCCCATTTATCACCAATTGCTTGTCCTGTTCCGTTTTGAAAGGAAGGATTTCCACGTTCATCCCTTCCTTTGCTGCATACGCTTGTAGGAGAATGCTCAAATAAGCCAAATATTCCTTATTCGTTTGATAATACTCAGGTATTCCTTCTTTTTTTAGGAGATGAAACATATTCTTGACCTTTTCCCTATTATCGGTTAAAAGTTTGTCACTTTCTGCAACGGCTTTTGTTGCATAGGACAGCTCGTTATCGCCAATCTTGGATATATACATGCTCAAGAACACAAACATATCAATCAGGATGAATACGATAGCCATAATCAAGAAATTCTTCCACTCATTAAAAATGCTCATCGGATAGAAATTCCAATAAATCAATGCTCCCAGTATAAAAATGATATACCAGGTTTTTCGAATAGCTTCAATCCTTTTACTTACCTTGTCTTTATATTTCCAAGAAAGAATGACATAAGCTAATAAAGCAATAAATACTACCCATACAAAGACTCTGAAAAACATTAACAATCGATTTATCACCCTACCCTTCGGCTGCTACATTCCTTATTCCGCTCTCTATATTATTCATTATATATACATCTATTCCCTGCCTAAGATGGGTGAAACTTAAACACTTGTCCTAAGTTTTCACCAAATGAAAAAAACACTCCTCCTAAAGGGAGTTTGCAGTTAATGAATCTTATGTCTCACCCTTCATTGCCCTTTTCTCAGAAGGGTATATCTTTATCATTTTTCTTGTGGGGCATTATAGTAAATAACCTTATATATTCTGTGATATGCTATGTTTTAAGAAAAGGTCTGATTAATATGGGAGGAACCTATCATGCTGAAAATTATTAAGATCACCATCTCTTCTTTTATAGTATTGTTACTTTTCCTAAACCTCTATCCTCCATTTGGTAGAAGGGTAAATAAAGAAAAACTGAGAAGTTTCACTACTAAAGAGAATTTTGCCAAGGGAAAATTCCAAAATCAGATTCCTGCCAGTCAAGCGATGAGCCTTAAACATACTGGTTCCATTTTACGTGATTACATAAAAGCTAATCCAAAACGGAGGCCCGACCGTCCAATCGTAATTGGAACAAAAGAACCTGTATCTGTGAATTCCAATAAAATCACCTGGTTTGGTCATTCTGCATTCATGTTGGAGTTAGACGGGAAAACCATTTTAGTCGATCCCATGTTTGGCAAAGCACCCACTCCCTTTCCTTGGTTTGGGAACAAGCGCTTCAGCGGGGAGTTGCCTATCGATTTGGATATGCTGCCTCCTATCGATGCCGTCCTACTCTCACATGATCACTACGATCATTTGGATTATTTTTCAATAAAGAAATTAAAGGATAAAGTCAGTCAGTTCATAGTCCCACTCGGAGTCGGTGGACATCTTGAAAGATGGGGTGTAAAACAAGAACTGATTCAGGAACATAATTGGTGGGATGAATTTTCATTCAAGGAATTCCAATTTGTCTGTACGCCTGCAAGGCATTTTTCTGGAAGAAGTTTACGTGATGGCAATAAGACACTATGGTGTTCTTGGGTAATTAAAGGCAAACAAGAAAAGGTATTTTTCAGCGGCGATAGCGGCTATGGCAGCCATTTTAAAAAAATCGGCGAAAAATACGGACCTTTTGATATAACTTTAATGGAATGCGGCCAATATGATGAGCGCTGGTCAACCATCCATATGATTCCAGAAGAAACTGTTCAAGCACACATCGACGTACAAGGTAAACTGATGATCCCCATTCATTGGGCTGGTTTCACATTGTCTTTTCATGACTGGACAGATCCTATAGAACGGGTAACCAAAGCGGCCAATGATCTTGCCGTCCAGGTCTGCACACCTCAAATAGGCGAACCAGTAGTGATTGGTTCAACAGATTTCCCTCAAACAATATGGTGGAAATAAAAATGGTCCATTCCTAATGGGATGGACCATTTTTATTTCACATTTTCCCTTCATTATATTCAAGATTCACCTTTATTGAATGCTCTTTCTTCACTCCAAAATAATTCGTGCCTATTACACCTAAAATGATTAGTATCGACCCCAGTATATCGTAGATTGTAATCTTTTCATTTAGAATGAGAGCTCCTGCTGCAATCGTTACAACAGTGGAAAGATTTGCAAACACACTCATTTGGGACGCTTTGATTTTTGATAAAATCGTATTGGATAATAACGAAGTGACCAATGAAGCCAATATTCCCAAATACAAAATGGAACTGATGAATTCCATACTCGACCATGGTGTAAAGAATTCCGTCATCGTTCCTTGTTTTAAATGGGTAACGAGCGCGGCCACGTTAAAAATGACAAAGCCTGTTCCCATCATGAAAAAAGACATTTCACCTGGTGTATAGTCCTTGGCAAGTGAACGTGTCATCGTTGTATAACAGGCAGTTGCAATACAGGATAGCAAGATCAACACCATCCCAAGCATGTCGGAAAAATTGATTGTGCTCCCTTTCACCACAAAAATGAAAATGACTCCAACTACCGACAAAACAATCGAAAGCTTTTGATATAAAGATGTTTTCTCCTTCAGGAAATATTCAGCTATCATCAATGTTAGAATTGGGGTGACAGCAGTCAGAATTCCAGCATCGGTGGATTGCGAGTACTTAAGTCCGAAAGTTTGAAAGGCAAAGAAAAGAGTTGGGAACAACAAGGATAGCGGGACCAGATTTTTAACCGACTCCCAGGAATAGTTCACCTTAATGACTTTAACGGCGACCAGGAATAAAATGATGACGAAGGAGACCGTGAATCGGAAAGCCAAAGTATCAAGCGGATTCGATTCTGCAATCGCCATTTTCGTAAATAAGAAAGATAGGCCGACAATACTTGAATGAAATATGGCTAACGTGTATGCAAATGTTCGGGTTTTCATGGCTGCAACTCCTCAACTAGATTACTATATTCCTATTTAGGTATAGTACCCTTTGCATCTGTATTGCAATCCAAGTTAGAGTTAAAAGATAACGTTGGGATATTTTTTTAAAAAAGCTAAACTTTTCAACAATCACGCACAAACAACCTCATAACAATATCCTTTTAGTGAAGGATCATTTTCATGCCTTAACGGTGATGCTGTAGTTAACTTTAGTTAGTAACAACTCTGTAAAGTATGATCATTTACAGTTTCAAATATGATAAAATTTCAACGAGGAAGTGATGTATACATATATGTTAATTACTACCGTAATATTCCTTATGGCTGGCCTAGCGGAAATTGGTGGCGGCTACCTTATTTGGCTTTGGTTAAGAGAAGGTAAATCCATTTATCTAGGTTTAGCCGGAGGTTTTGGGCTGGTGTTATACGGCATCATTGCAACTTTCCAAACGTTCCCTACCTTTGGACGTGTATATGCTGCATATGGCGGGGTTTTCATTGTTTTATCGGTTTTATGGGGATGGGGCATCGATAAGAAAGCCCCTGATTTATATGATTGGATAGGAGCTGTAATCTGTTTGGTCGGGGTTTCAGTCATTATATGGGGTCCTAGACAGTAAAAAAATCGCCACTTGTCGTTTGGCCGTTCTTCATTTGAACATTTTCATCCAGTGATTCAGGTAGGGTGTACATTATATCAATTTCTTTTCCTGTCTGTTTGCGGTCATATTGCTGAAATTAT
This window encodes:
- a CDS encoding MBL fold metallo-hydrolase, which encodes MLKIIKITISSFIVLLLFLNLYPPFGRRVNKEKLRSFTTKENFAKGKFQNQIPASQAMSLKHTGSILRDYIKANPKRRPDRPIVIGTKEPVSVNSNKITWFGHSAFMLELDGKTILVDPMFGKAPTPFPWFGNKRFSGELPIDLDMLPPIDAVLLSHDHYDHLDYFSIKKLKDKVSQFIVPLGVGGHLERWGVKQELIQEHNWWDEFSFKEFQFVCTPARHFSGRSLRDGNKTLWCSWVIKGKQEKVFFSGDSGYGSHFKKIGEKYGPFDITLMECGQYDERWSTIHMIPEETVQAHIDVQGKLMIPIHWAGFTLSFHDWTDPIERVTKAANDLAVQVCTPQIGEPVVIGSTDFPQTIWWK
- a CDS encoding YnfA family protein, producing MYTYMLITTVIFLMAGLAEIGGGYLIWLWLREGKSIYLGLAGGFGLVLYGIIATFQTFPTFGRVYAAYGGVFIVLSVLWGWGIDKKAPDLYDWIGAVICLVGVSVIIWGPRQ
- a CDS encoding type II toxin-antitoxin system SpoIISA family toxin — encoded protein: MFFRVFVWVVFIALLAYVILSWKYKDKVSKRIEAIRKTWYIIFILGALIYWNFYPMSIFNEWKNFLIMAIVFILIDMFVFLSMYISKIGDNELSYATKAVAESDKLLTDNREKVKNMFHLLKKEGIPEYYQTNKEYLAYLSILLQAYAAKEGMNVEILPFKTEQDKQLVINGHPNLNGSTIRATLEREDTYYNDEEKMALQPVSILMEPYILDVKSESFVSEVDCLLIALLIMMFDMVIKQKPGGEG
- a CDS encoding helicase-related protein, translating into MGKLESIYPIAIENTKEKIIQDMDFYLENQETMPSYSAYISDRTSFIEQIWINVWLNKASNDVPRKEKKAFLSERGFVTEGSDHKLINSMFRNELKKYRPFDGLTWIKKTFADNQEDWEKRYKNAREKFFRRQEEQRLAKQRWKIRVRLQEEANTFFEKNSLLLYLHVRYYIVGILTKDLKNKPKFQYADPYLLEEQLVEEGGFQAAEYLMVTDFFEELTGDIHSLIGWGRNRYEYENYFYRYERLVSDFIRKLAPDKYLNHLPAALHHDFLESYGERLTGEALQGILSDELADLSQSCFDELQEEYLSDLVNLEGIPFNETLHEEIFEKDVENRERRKAEVLAEQAKKRAEEQRMIDDIIGKAYTPSLGKKVRYVLHIGETNTGKTHKALEKMKEAESGLYLAPLRLLALEVFDKLNADGVPCSLKTGEEEKAVEGAKHVSSTVEMFHEKDYHEVIVIDEAQMIADKDRGFSWFRAITQANAKEVHIIGSKNIKMMLLNLLNEADLELHEYRREIPLEVEQREFGLKYTKKGDALICFSRRQVLETASRLKESGHNVSMIYGSMPPENRKRQIELFNRGETSVVVATDAIGMGLNLPIRRIVFLENEKFDGTRRRRLTSQEVKQIAGRAGRKGIYDTGKVAFTADIKIMNKLLEQVDEPVQTFTIAPTSAVFERFQKYYRNLGTFFEMWEKFEPPKGTKKASLSEERELYELIRDTEIEARFSLMDLYGFLHIPFSAKEPSLIRQWLETVEAIAESSDLPEPIIKTRNLEELELSYKAIGLHLLFLYRIGKRTEAVYWERIREEISDGVHDQLKDEMLNYQKKCKRCGKRLPDDSRFHICDACYQRA
- a CDS encoding sensor domain-containing diguanylate cyclase, which produces MIQQDINYYKNFDSIAKEVLALLAQTIEVNTFFLSIVNPIQSFMIKSFNRNAKLICESDIIPYNMVYCKLVVENGLEPLVITNLREHELTSGHPATKFIGNGCFMGAPLINEGEIIGTLCAFDIKPHVFKDYDLILIKSLAALISHTIVLEKGIIRDPLSGLYNRHFIYNYFDYHKDKTNDEMALLYIDLDYFKFFNDSFGHNCGDDVIKKAAECFLQSVPEGSHVARIGGDEFIVLLHPSHCEDLMKSTQLNAELLLNHLSTMPIHINGNDHFISASIGISFYPHNGTEMESLLKKADRSMYKAKESGRRNIQYFHKL
- a CDS encoding DMT family transporter, whose protein sequence is MKTRTFAYTLAIFHSSIVGLSFLFTKMAIAESNPLDTLAFRFTVSFVIILFLVAVKVIKVNYSWESVKNLVPLSLLFPTLFFAFQTFGLKYSQSTDAGILTAVTPILTLMIAEYFLKEKTSLYQKLSIVLSVVGVIFIFVVKGSTINFSDMLGMVLILLSCIATACYTTMTRSLAKDYTPGEMSFFMMGTGFVIFNVAALVTHLKQGTMTEFFTPWSSMEFISSILYLGILASLVTSLLSNTILSKIKASQMSVFANLSTVVTIAAGALILNEKITIYDILGSILIILGVIGTNYFGVKKEHSIKVNLEYNEGKM